The Ostrea edulis chromosome 1, xbOstEdul1.1, whole genome shotgun sequence genomic sequence atttttttttaattgctcTTATCTACAGTACAGTTTCAAAAATCTAAAAAGTTAATCCAATGATTTGGAGGCGGGTAAAATTATGCAAAAATTAGCAaatatgacaaaatttcagcaataatcaggttgggaacacttcccctatagcgagatattctcgctaaaacgcgattatccctctctagcgagaataaatatatcgcgtacaacagagaaaaacacccgcggagtacatctttttgtgattcacgtgaaaagaagaaaaagtgctaaaatgtctgatacttctgcaaatatataaatcaaaacaaaaacactcacaatgtgtattggatttcagactgcttccctcttacgcagcaacttcgGTATGCAATTTCAttactatgttgtcaatttcatagaaacaattcgcatcatgttgagtgtgtgtcgcacttattcagcgttgcacgggatttgccattattttcaataaagacgccaaaacacctgtttatggtaatgtttatttctcgctaaagagggataatcgcgttttagcgagaatatctcgctataggggaagcagcgatttttttctacccactggtattggtaccggtacccattcaattgggaaaaatagagtcaaaatcgaacaaattgggaattttctaccaatgtatcggcaaataatttcaactaaaagaaaagaaaaaagagaacaaaacaagaagtagtcatCCCTTTATAAACCTTTTTACGGTAATATCTGCTATTGTGATACATAAGGAATCGTCGTAGCTTCATTTTAGGATCgtcgtagctctacaaaacacgcgcactgccatgatctgtactttcgattaacactggaagtgaacattttagttaacttgtacagCGTTTTAGACTAAGAAAATTACGATGTCGgcggtctatttttcggcaagtaaactgggaatttttagtctcaaaattgggaaaaatcaatgttttttggcattgggaatggtaccgtttatcggtaccagttatataaggaaaaaaatcgctgggaagtgttcccaacctgataATGTGTGTATTATTATTGTTGTTTGcgtgatttgaaataaattgagTGGTTGACAGGGCTGGGTAAGACTTGCTTTAATCTGGCAGGTCAGTATTCTGTGATAACCAGCTTTCATTTCACACACAGTTCAGGACTGATCTGAAAGGCAATTCGGAATACTCCCATTGTACACCACTCCTTACATCTACAAATTAACTAGATGCAGTTGAAAACTttactgaaaaacaataaactgaCTACATTTTTGGCTGTATTACCTGCTACGCAACTCAATGCTGATTTACAAACACAACTTTCGAAGAAGCCCGTTACAAGCATCTCCTCTCTGGTTTTCGGAAATTGGGGTATTCCTCCAAGCGGTATAACCTGTGCTCTCCTCTCTCTGCGGTTCCCGATAACGTGATCCATAATAAAACTAAAACTTTCAACATCCTTGGGGGTTAATTTGGGTATAGTTTGCCTTGTTTGGTCTGATCCGATGACACCCGTGCCTTGCAAGGGCGCCGCCATTGCTGCTTGATGTGCTTGAATTTCGAACCCGAAGATAATGGTATGGATTACGCAATAATAGCAACCAGTGCGCGAGCAAAAAGAAATTATGttctgatttattgaatttaatCGATTAAACATCAAATgtttaaagataaaatacagataaagatatttttttaacttatttATATACGCGATTTGGTCAACAAGTTTTCGTGTGTTTCGTAGGCCCACAGAACAAAAttctctacatcgtcataatggctgacttcctttaaaaacatggatgaaaaaatcgatatcagcaatattggacttttccttttccatttaaatacctagccgagtagctcagtaggttagaataccgactgatgaactgtaggtcgcaggttcgagtccagcaggggttttaaatttttttcagattaccttctactaaaactgtattttttgacaaaataaagtaaatttgaaaattatcaacttcaaaatattgttgtacatattctccacttttcatctacatcaaatttctctggtgtagcgtaCCTCCTTATATATAAGTAATTTTCGACACAATAGTTATTAAGATTGATGCATGAATGCTACGTTTCGGTGCGCCCAGATTTCTTCTATCAAATGGGGAAACTCTGCTAAAGTGATTAACCAttggatgaaaaaaaaaaaaacattgaagaaaaatcgGAGGCATGTTGGTGTTACATGTAGCGGCCAGATATATACATGAAGTTACTTACCTATTGCATTTTATACGATACATGAttttatacaattttaaatTGTCATATAACAtaacaaaacaattttcatttgcattaattcgatttaagaaattgaaaataaaaattacaacTCTAGGTTTAAAATTACTCAGCAACTTCGATCTTAGCCGGACATTTTCTTTGCAACATTAGAGGTTGTTAAAGAGTGGAATACACAcaaacaggttttttttaaaacatattatatcaccgatcataacaTCTTCGCTAcccaagggtgacgatacacCTTTGGCTAGCGAAGGTGCGATTATACATATGCCTATATATGTTCATCTAAATTATGATCAgtgatataacattttaaaaacggTTTGTGTGCAAAATtggtgtattccattgaaatataaacactCTGGAGatacatatttcattgaaattacaCCGAGATACCCAAGAAATTGAACATTCAAATACAAGAAAGGGGTGGTGGTACCAGAAGTACtgaactccccccccccttttttttttaaacaatgttatGTGTCTGCACATTGTCCAAAACTTTGTTGTTGGCAAAATAGTGAAAGATGTCAATATTATTACACTGCATAATGAATCTGTTACATGATAATGTAACTCATTTTTGGGTTgtggttggttttttgtttgttttttttttgggggggttggggttggatatttaaaaacagaACAGTACTTAAGTTGACAAAACAATCGATTATTAACTCAATGGGCAGGgtttaatttgtttgtttttttttgtttttttttttgtttgtttgtttttgtttgtttgttttttttcaacttgaaagggactggttcacgatttttgataaaaatattttttcatttttatgttaaatattaaaaatataactcagcaaaaatttgaccttctgaatgccagaataaaagcaatgttttagtcttaaatctgtgttatgtaaacaaagactcgagtctttttatgtaaacaaacaagtgaaatattgattttgtaatataatgcatcttaattttgcatagtcacaaattttaactttgagatgacacattttaccccaaaaatgcttaaaatgtgaaagatatgataaacttagatcgatatccatttcttttgaaaattttgtgaaaaataccataccgcaatctttgtttacaaaacaaataataaactctcttaaatgagcttctgtgatgatatataaccttaattttcatgtgaaatatttcgaacacaatagacagtagattttaatcattaaaagtgaaaaacaaaattttggggaaatcgtgaaccagtccctttaaaggatTTTAACAggttgaaagaaagaaaaatatataaaacaaaaaaaaaactttctggAACTCAACAGTGAAGAAAAAGAGcgaatttttaatttaatacaCATTTACACATAAATGTCAACCATTTGTTTATGAAGTTTTCAACAATATATCATCTTTGGAGATGACAAATCCAGTGCAAAATGATGCACATAAATATCCTGATGCATTATAATTTTCTCAACTTGCATATCAAAAAGTTTTCTTCAGTAGTAAACATAACGTTTCATCCTTTTCTCAAAATTTGTACATGAATATTGGCCATGGTAGATCCATTCCatgaatgtttgaaaatatatctaACATAtcctatttttttaaatcaaaatttaaatgagAAAGACCTATTTCCTGATGAAATGTTAATCTCACTAGATGCACTACAGGCGGAATCATTTTAGGACAGGAACCACAGTTTTTCATCTTCCTCACAAGTCAGGGGGACAGGAACCACAGTTTTTCATCTTCCTCACAAGTCAGGGGGACAGGAACCACAGTTTTTCATCTTCCTCACAAGTCAGGGCTTTGTGATTACGTACTCTCCACACAGTTTGTATGTAGGGTACATGTACGTAATCAAACCTCGACTTGTGAGAATGCTTTTTCAGACACCTGTCATCTCCACATTCTCAACACCTTGTCAAGCTTCCACTAATTTATCCTCAGAAACAATGAAGAACAAATCCAGATTTAGATCAAATTCTGGCTATGGTCTCCTATTTTCTTTTTCCATATCTATTATGCGACTTTTAAAAATGCCATCTATAGCTGTATTAACACTTCCTCAGGATCTCTGTATTTTATTGAGTTAGAAATCTTATTTCTCTACCCAATGAGGATATATTCTTTCATGAAAGTTTAGGCCCTATATGGGAAGAAAGTGAACTATCATTTAAATCTAAATTGACCTGGTACAATACACCTTAATTTTTACCCTTTTGTTGTGTTTTGAAATGCTTCCCAGTCTCCAGACAATCAAGCGTGTCACATGATAACCATCTCCTGGGACAATAAAGAAAATGAGTCCTCAAACTGCCCATTCTGAAAGAAAGAACTGTTCGAGGCTCGAAGGTCCGAGAATAGCTTTTCTTTAAGAATGGATGCGGTTTGAGGACTTTATCGTTTACATAAGTCACCGGTAATTATTGTACGGTTGCGCGAAGGTCAGTTAACTACAATTAACTTGTCATTAACTCTACATTTAATTAGCGTTAACttagttaactgtcagttaaagaGAATTAACTTTTGCGCGAATGGGCCCATGTTGTAAATAAAAGGATATCAAACGAATAGTTCCAATATACGTAATTACTTTGAACGTAACTCGTTGTCCCCATAAAACATGGTATATatgctttgcaaagttcacaccCCCTTCCTCTTCCATTTCCCTCTTGATTATCATATTTCTCCatcattaatttaaaaaatacattttagaGTCCATACCTTCAATACGCTCTTATTTAATACTCCACATCAATACTGCTTTGAAGGGGCAAACTTTTATCATGATAGTGAATTTCTTGCTTGGAGAAGCTAGTGGATTAGTAAATTAAACTCTATATTGGCttatatatcatatttgaaCAATAGCTTACCTACCAAAACGTTTATTGAAGTTACATTACGAATCCCATTTAGGAGGTGAATGCTCGATCATTCATATCCTTTAGAATTGGGAAATTTTGGTATTATGACCTGGTTATCAGAATATAGATCAAAATtagtctttgatatctttatgtAACGTTATTTCCtattttcattaaatgtcaATGTGGAATAAGTGATCTATAGATACTAGAAGTCACGTGTTTATAACAGCTTTAGGATGGTAGAATGCTTCCACAATCTGTGCCGGGATTACGACGTCAAATCGCATCAAGAATTTAATCATCGAATAAAAATGTTCACCCATATTTAGGTTATCTCCACTAACCAGCtgtcattcattttttttttaagaatcacTAGACCAATTTCACAGGCTTGGCATCTACGTTacctttaaaatgataaaattgtatAATAAGACACAATCGCTACACACAATTTGTATTATTGCTAACCTTTGACTATCAGAGAACTAAGGCAACAAAATGTGTTCTCAgtttaaacaaaatttaatgaCAGGACTGATGAGAGACAGAAGATGAAGAGACAGAGTCTGGTGAAGGATGAATCCGTCTTTCTAGGGCCATCGCAATTCTCTCCAGTGCGTTTACTTTTCTCTCTTCCTGTTCCAATCTCCTTCTTTTCAATTCCATCAGGTCTTCCATTTCTTAAAtcagaattcaaaattttatgcTAAACAGGAAATCGGTGtaatatgtatatgatatagCATGTATTACAGAACCAAGATTTCAAAAATGTATTTCTAAAATAAGAATGTCTTCACATGTTAgaagttggaaggggggggggggcattttaaGATTCCTGTTGTAAATGAATGTGTAGATTATGTAAAACATCCAATgaggatgaatttcattttatactCGTATGTCCTTCGTACCGTGAGTTAAGAAAAAAAGTACATAAGGCCATATTACTGGAAAAAACCTTGTACAGTTACTTAGCACTAATAACCTTAAGGTGTTGTGCAACCTAAGCGAATTTCTATATAACGCATTCATTTATCGTGATAATCTTTTCATAACGTAGGACATGTTAATTCTTTAATAATGTGATATGCTCAAATAAATACATCTGTAAAGGTATCACAATATATTCGATGTTCTCAATAACTTACTTTATCAATGTTGACCATATCTCTTAATAGACATTGTATATTGTCACCTATATTTACACCTGCTGGGTGTTATAATAGAACTGTTTGTATGTTAATCAATATGCTGTATTGCATAAGgaataaagaattgaatatgCTCCAAACCACACCTAAATTCACCTTGGTTTGTAGGTAGCAAAGTAAACGTACTAGTAGATATTAGTACTTTATAATTTTTATGATGGTATGAAATACCAAGAGATCTTTAAACATATCAAAAGTGTTTGATAATATAAAAACataataagttttaaaattttcataatatacatcccgtgggaatccgggttagaataggttttcAGTACCCCACCCcggggatcctggttagaataggccctcagtaccccttgcttgtcgtaatagatgactaaatggagcggtccttcggatgaaaccgcaaaaactgaggccccgtgtcacagcaggtgtggcacgataaagatccctccctgctcaatggccataagcgccgagcataggcctaaattttatagccattaaaagtgaaatattctcgagagggacattaaacaatattcaatcaatcaatcaatctattctGGGAATTCTTGATTACTCTATTCTGGGAATTCCTGATTACACTACATGTTAACATGATTAGGTAAACAAGCAATtgattataacaatgaaaataaatgtagttgaactttgtcatgtTTAAGCATGGTACAGTACCCgaaacgttattcttgacattcctatcgtgctttatcgtgtgtgtatcctatcgtatcgtgcgtgtatcctatcgtatcgtgcgtgtatcctatcctatcgtgtatcaggttttccgttttctatcgtgttttgcgtttatcaggtctatcgtgtatcgtattttgcgtgtatcaggttttccgtttatcgtgaaaatcgtttatcgtgtagcttcggaaactatcgggatcgtatattaaatctaatgaaaaagtaagatactttccgaaagctttattcgtattgttaaagaagctatttttaggaatcgaggaaagacagtatatttgaaagagaacataaagctgtcgattttaaggcagaaaaagagctatatgtctgtccagagagggtgaaaatgTATCTGTACAGTGTACCTAATTTGTGTAACTAAAtcctctcacagcttttacATAACATTTTCAGACCTTATACTACattatagatatcataaaaacattggaaatatacatgtgacattttaaaagtgcttctggggttgtttgattttttgttggtttttttttttttttttttttttttataaattctaCATTTCATATGTTATTTTTCCCATtatgttttgtactgctgtcTCTATGAAAGATAACGTATTTTAAAGCAAACCGGCCAGttctgtttttgaataaatCTTTTGTAATTGTGTAAGAAAAAGTACACCAACTTTTCTCAAAATCCTGATTTTCCATATGGTGAGTTAAAATTTAATGACACGTTAAATCATATACATTAATAATGTTGATTAATTTGTCAGCATGTGTTCTTTACAGATTACCTTAAGTGTATTAAGTTTTGAATAAGAGTGTAAATTATGAAGTAAATCAGTTATTGAAAACGAAGTGGTTGATAAAATACCTGatttacattgtgatgtcacagcACAATCTCCTGTTGCTCCAGGACAACTCTCATCGCGATATTTCTCCTGTGTATAACctgtatatcatatatttttataatatcaataGAACTGAGACAAATTATCGAAATGTATGTAGATCTACCATTATCTTGAAAATCTTCATAATTTTGGTGTATACTGCATCTTCGCTACTCAAATATCTACTTTCATGAAgaaagcgaatcggacacttggctaaCGAAGATGGGTGTATAAGAGATTAATATTCATACAAGTCAACTGCATATCAGATTTGGAGAAGTTTCATTCTGGATAACACAATAAAGAAATGATGTTATAtacagaaatttacatttatcaCCCTCTCGTTCTGTATCCTCTCCACGTTCCAGACCATGTGTGACTTCTTGGGGAATGGTACCAAGTACCTaagagaaaagaaataaaatgattttagtATGGAATGTGTGTTGTTTCCACAAACAAATCAAAGTCATGAAAATAAAGTCACTGAAGTGTCTATATAGATATaagttttgtttatatatatatttttaaacaactatttcattattgaattaaaaaaaaatatacagctattaaaaatcacaaaaaaagtTCAATagcaaattcaaaatatattgctAAATGAAGTGCTAATAATTAAGGACAGTTAATAATTGAATCttaattaagatatttgaagaaaatgtcTTCATAATGAACATTTGCCTATTGCCAGTACTCACAATTAACTCCCAGGGCTTAAATGAAACTGCAAAATACGGTCCGCCACCTGTCCTGGCAGCTACTCTTTTCCTAAACGCCTCCTTCTTCTTAACATTGGACTGACTGTCCAGTATCTTCTTTTTTGTTTCCTTCACAGTTCTCACACAAGACACTGTTACAGCATTCACCCTGTACATGAAATGGCAGAAATATAGTGACGTTTGaaattatctattcatttacAACATTGCTCCCACCCTTGATCGCAGgtacctgaagtatggatattactcccccccccccccctccccgataattacgctttttgtaagctttagagaatGGACTTTTAATGACATAATTAAATACACTGGTAAAAGGCCAAaatctaaagcttacaaaaagcgtgaaacgattacgtAAATCAAACGAGGGATGgtatagacagggaatccataCATTTCGGAGAAATCGCCGCAAAAAAGAAATTATCCAAAAAAAGGTGGGAGTTAAGTAGCGTCCATACTTCAGAAATCCgtgcccttgattggtgaataaacataaCTTTATGTATAGTTCCGCCCTTTGATTATTGCATCCCTATTAACCCTATTAACCACCTTGTGGTTTGCACTCCCCTCCTCCactcccaattttttttttaattattattagtattattattattcatgcaaaaagaaaaagaaaaaaacaaacgCTCCTCTGTTTTTCTTTCCaaatgtacccccccccctccaaaaaaaaaagacaaaagaaaaacaccccctccctccccaaagaaaagaaaaagtgagaatatatatatatgtatgtaagcCTATGGCTCGTGTGAGGCTTTGAGTGAATAGAAAGTTTAAAGCAGGTAGAGCCAATCGAGCCGTCACGGAATCAGGTACATGTCAATGTCCGAAactttaagaaataaatatgttaAAGATGCATGAAATGGGGTAAAATTAGTTGAGCATGCAGTTATGTTCCTAATTGAATATCTTATTTGCTTTAAAGAGAGGATTCCcacaattcattttttaaagcaGGTTGGCTTTGATAATGATCTGGCCCCtacaaaaaacttttaaaagtgAACATTCTtgaaagtgatttttttttttagatttagcATCAACAACTCCTTTACACCGATTTCACAGCATGTGTTTTGATTTAGCAATGTAGACTCAATATATCATAGGTGAGAATCGAACCCGATACCCTTAGTGTGAAAGAAAAGTGCGCTGATCATTGAGCTATCTTATAATTCAGattactaaatacatgtaaaagggGAATATTTCAAACTAGGCCCCTAATATACAGCATTATTTCTCAGTATAATTATAACCCCAACCCCCCCTAACTTTTTTCAAATAGCGCGGTCTCTTGTTTACAAACATGTTacaaacgataaaagaagcaataatttcttccactctcagagaaataattggcaaaatcttttgatttattgaatacacgtatcaacacttcgccgcaagttacgtccctttgcggggtcagccaaaggtcaatcggtgaaaaacccagttttccttctttaccttaccaaatgtaagatgttattactttgaattttagccaattaccaagttttcatacaagttaatgggttgccctaatctggggcatattgtagttgactgcaattgatggaaaaataacagatgttaaagctacagataggaaaattacaaaggccaacgtagggaaatacgatttttatccgggagatggcggacaagggacgtaactttcgcgaagtgttgatacgtgtattgttTTATTGGAGAACTTGCCGGTATTTTCCCCAAAAGCCCTTAAAAttttcgtcattttattaatttcaccttagtaaaaatgaaaaaatcaaaaatacttGTAGGCATAGTAGAAATGACT encodes the following:
- the LOC125664050 gene encoding uncharacterized protein LOC125664050 isoform X1 produces the protein MNDRKSRKPNWSDAEMNALVEAYSNSIQIIRGKFSSSLTCEMKRRAWEDVTEKQVVNAVTVSCVRTVKETKKKILDSQSNVKKKEAFRKRVAARTGGGPYFAVSFKPWELIVLGTIPQEVTHGLERGEDTEREGDKCYTQEKYRDESCPGATGDCAVTSQCKSEMEDLMELKRRRLEQEERKVNALERIAMALERRIHPSPDSVSSSSVSHQSCH
- the LOC125664050 gene encoding uncharacterized protein LOC125664050 isoform X2; translated protein: MNDRKSRKPNWSDAEMNALVEAYSNSIQIIRGKFSSSLTCEMKRRAWEDVTEKVNAVTVSCVRTVKETKKKILDSQSNVKKKEAFRKRVAARTGGGPYFAVSFKPWELIVLGTIPQEVTHGLERGEDTEREGDKCYTQEKYRDESCPGATGDCAVTSQCKSEMEDLMELKRRRLEQEERKVNALERIAMALERRIHPSPDSVSSSSVSHQSCH
- the LOC125664050 gene encoding uncharacterized protein LOC125664050 isoform X3 — translated: MNDRKSRKPNWSDAEMNALVEAYSNSIQIIRGKFSSSLTCEMKRRAWEDVTEKQVVNAVTVSCVRTVKETKKKILDSQSNVKKKEAFRKRVAARTGGGPYFAVSFKPWELIVLGTIPQEVTHGLERGEDTEREGDKCYTQEKYRDESCPGATGDCAVTSQ